In one window of Agromyces badenianii DNA:
- a CDS encoding alpha/beta hydrolase has product MTATKTPIVLIHGLWMTPASWNTWAEYFRARGHEVIVPGWPGIDDREVADIRSNPEALKGIGLAQIADHYERIIRALPEKPIIMGHSFGGLLTQMLADRGLGVAYVGVTPGQPAGITTLPPSTLRTGFPILANPFDKNGAKPISKAHFHFTFGNDLDREASDRIWQDFAVNSYNRVFFEGVAGAFNEKGGVSHVDYGRTDRAPLLVITGEIDHVVPPAIGRAIVKKYRATGSPAVVDYREFPGRTHRIVSQDGWQEVAEYALTWATEHAEAASRTA; this is encoded by the coding sequence ATGACCGCCACCAAGACCCCCATCGTCCTCATCCACGGCCTCTGGATGACCCCCGCGAGCTGGAACACCTGGGCCGAGTACTTCCGGGCCCGCGGCCACGAGGTCATCGTTCCCGGCTGGCCCGGCATCGACGACCGCGAGGTCGCCGACATCCGCTCGAACCCCGAAGCACTGAAGGGCATCGGCCTGGCGCAGATCGCCGATCACTACGAGCGCATCATCCGCGCCCTTCCCGAGAAGCCGATCATCATGGGCCACTCCTTCGGCGGCTTGCTCACCCAGATGCTCGCCGACCGCGGCCTCGGCGTCGCCTACGTCGGGGTCACACCCGGCCAGCCCGCCGGCATCACCACGCTGCCGCCGTCGACGCTGCGCACCGGCTTCCCCATCCTCGCGAACCCCTTCGACAAGAACGGTGCGAAGCCGATCTCGAAGGCGCACTTCCACTTCACCTTCGGCAACGACCTCGACCGCGAGGCATCCGACCGCATCTGGCAGGACTTCGCGGTGAACTCCTACAACCGGGTGTTCTTCGAGGGCGTCGCCGGCGCGTTCAACGAGAAGGGCGGCGTCAGCCACGTCGATTACGGGCGCACCGACCGGGCACCGCTGCTCGTCATCACCGGCGAGATCGACCACGTCGTGCCGCCCGCCATCGGCCGCGCGATCGTGAAGAAGTACCGCGCCACGGGCAGCCCCGCCGTCGTCGACTACCGGGAGTTCCCCGGTCGCACGCACCGAATCGTCAGCCAAGACGGCTGGCAGGAGGTCGCCGAGTACGCCCTCACCTGGGCGACCGAGCACGCCGAGGCGGCGAGCCGCACGGCGTGA
- a CDS encoding TetR/AcrR family transcriptional regulator, whose product MATRTTPAGTSEARERLLRTASELFYREGIHSVGVDRIIGEAGVTRATFYRHFPGKEDLVEAYLGVEDASIRGAFADAEASGAEPKQLVGLVIGGLADDIARHHTRGCPFINAAAEYPDADSGVRQTVARHREWFRSELESLLAAAEVADAADAAAQLVLLRDAAMVGGYLDGWERVRPAFVAAATRAAGLDGRP is encoded by the coding sequence ATGGCAACTCGAACGACTCCCGCCGGCACTTCGGAAGCGCGCGAGCGCCTGCTGCGCACCGCGTCCGAGCTCTTCTATCGCGAGGGCATCCACTCGGTGGGCGTCGACCGCATCATCGGCGAGGCGGGGGTCACTCGAGCGACGTTCTACCGGCACTTCCCCGGAAAGGAGGACCTCGTCGAGGCCTACCTCGGGGTCGAGGACGCCAGCATCCGCGGCGCCTTCGCCGACGCCGAGGCATCCGGAGCCGAACCCAAGCAGCTCGTGGGTCTCGTGATCGGCGGGCTCGCCGACGACATCGCCCGCCACCACACGCGCGGTTGCCCGTTCATCAACGCCGCCGCCGAGTATCCCGACGCCGACAGCGGCGTGCGGCAGACCGTCGCCCGGCATCGCGAGTGGTTCCGCTCCGAGCTCGAGTCGCTGCTCGCGGCGGCCGAGGTGGCGGATGCCGCAGACGCAGCCGCCCAACTGGTGCTGCTGCGCGACGCCGCCATGGTCGGCGGCTACCTCGACGGCTGGGAGCGAGTGCGCCCGGCGTTCGTCGCCGCGGCGACCCGCGCGGCCGGCCTCGACGGCCGACCCTGA
- a CDS encoding alpha/beta fold hydrolase, whose amino-acid sequence MITEFDVRPPGDGRVLHAFDTGADAAVSLVLVWHHGSPQTGAPLDPVLAAAAERGIRLISFARPSYGGSSPLPGRDVASAAADVAAIADAVGVDRFATMGASGGAPHALACAARLPERVVGVVTLAGIAPYTEEFDWFGGMASPDAIRSAFEGRDARARFEATAEFDPEQFVPGDWAALEGRWSSLGADVGRSEVYGPDGLIDDDVAFASSWGFDLAEVAAPVLLVQGSLDRVVPPAHAQWMRGRLPDSELWMRAGDGHISVLDAIPAAMDWLLERTR is encoded by the coding sequence ATGATCACCGAGTTCGACGTGCGGCCGCCGGGTGACGGCCGAGTACTGCACGCCTTCGACACGGGCGCGGATGCCGCGGTGAGCCTCGTGCTCGTCTGGCACCACGGTTCGCCGCAGACGGGCGCCCCGCTCGACCCGGTGCTCGCCGCCGCGGCGGAGCGCGGCATCCGTCTCATCTCGTTTGCACGGCCGAGCTACGGCGGATCCTCGCCCCTGCCCGGGCGCGATGTCGCGTCGGCGGCGGCGGATGTCGCGGCGATCGCGGATGCCGTCGGCGTCGACCGGTTCGCGACGATGGGTGCGTCGGGCGGTGCTCCCCATGCGCTCGCGTGCGCGGCGCGGCTGCCCGAGCGGGTGGTCGGAGTGGTGACGCTCGCCGGCATCGCGCCGTACACCGAGGAGTTCGACTGGTTCGGGGGCATGGCCTCGCCCGATGCGATCCGCTCGGCCTTCGAGGGCCGCGATGCCCGGGCGCGGTTCGAAGCGACCGCCGAGTTCGACCCCGAGCAGTTCGTGCCGGGCGATTGGGCCGCCCTCGAGGGCAGGTGGTCGTCGCTCGGTGCCGATGTCGGGCGCTCCGAGGTCTACGGCCCCGACGGTCTCATCGACGACGATGTCGCATTCGCCTCGTCGTGGGGTTTCGATCTCGCCGAGGTCGCGGCACCCGTGCTGCTCGTGCAGGGCAGCCTCGATCGGGTCGTGCCGCCGGCGCACGCGCAATGGATGCGCGGCCGGCTGCCGGATTCCGAGCTCTGGATGCGAGCGGGTGACGGGCACATCTCGGTGCTCGACGCGATCCCCGCGGCGATGGACTGGCTGCTCGAGCGCACGCGTTGA